The Denitrificimonas caeni genome has a segment encoding these proteins:
- a CDS encoding 2-oxoglutarate dehydrogenase E1 component — protein sequence MQESVMQRMWSSAHLSGGNAAYVEELYELYLHDPNSVSEEWRTYFQKLPANGGLSTDVSHSTVRDQFVLLAKNQRRAQPVSAGSISTEHEKKQVEVLRLIQAYRMRGHQASQLDPLGLWVRPMQPDLTVQHYGLTDADLDSVFRTGDLNIGKEEATLREIQQALQDTYCRTIGADYTHIVDSEQRRWFQQRLESVRSRPSYSPEVRTHILERLTAGEGLERYLGTKYPGTKRFGLEGGESLIPLMDEIIQRSGSYGAKEIVVGMAHRGRLNVLVNTYGKNPRDLFDEFDGKRVEGLTSGDVKYHQGFSSNVMTPGGEVHLALSFNPSHLEIVSPVVEGSVRARQDRRNDPVGDKVVPITIHGDSAFAGQGVVMETFQMSQTRGYKTGGTIRIVINNQVGFTTNKREDTRSTEYATDVAKMIEAPILHVNGDDPEAVLFVTQLAVDYRMEFKRDVVIDLVCYRRRGHNEADEPSGTQPLMYKLISKQRTTRELYADALIKDGVQTAEQVEALANEYRTALDNGLHVVQSLVKEPNKELFVDWRPYLGHKWTPRFDTRFDLKTLQKLALKMQETPDGFVVQRQVTKILEDRQKMAAGGLPINWGFAETTAYATLLFEGYPIRFTGQDVGRGTFSHRHAVLHNQKDGETYISLQHLYKDQPRFDMYDSFLSEEAVLAFEYGYASTMPNALVIWEAQFGDFANGAQVVIDQFITSGETKWGRLCGLTMLLPHGYEGQGPEHSSARLERFLQLCAEHNIQVCVPTTPAQVYHMLRRQAIRPLRKPLVALTPKSLLRHKLAISTLEDLAEGTFQNVIGEVDALDADKVERVIMCSGKVYYDLLEKRRNDGLDNTAIVRIEQLYPFPEADLSEELAKYKNLEHIVWCQEEPMNQGAWYPSQHHMRRVATAYKPTLELQYAGRVASASPACGYPSMHAEQQEQLLQDAFVV from the coding sequence ATGCAAGAAAGCGTAATGCAGCGCATGTGGAGCAGCGCACACCTATCCGGTGGAAATGCTGCCTATGTGGAAGAGCTATATGAACTCTACCTGCACGACCCGAACTCCGTATCGGAAGAGTGGCGTACTTATTTCCAAAAACTACCGGCTAACGGTGGCTTAAGTACTGACGTTTCGCACTCTACAGTTCGTGATCAATTTGTCTTATTGGCGAAAAACCAAAGACGAGCTCAGCCAGTGTCTGCTGGCAGCATCAGCACCGAACATGAGAAAAAACAAGTTGAAGTGCTCCGTTTAATCCAAGCCTACCGTATGCGTGGTCATCAAGCCTCTCAGCTTGATCCGCTGGGTTTATGGGTGCGTCCAATGCAGCCAGACCTGACCGTACAGCACTATGGCTTAACAGATGCAGATCTTGACAGTGTGTTTCGTACTGGCGATTTAAATATCGGCAAAGAAGAAGCTACATTGCGTGAGATCCAGCAAGCTTTACAAGATACCTATTGTCGCACCATTGGTGCTGACTATACCCATATTGTCGATTCAGAACAGCGTCGCTGGTTCCAGCAGCGCTTAGAAAGTGTGCGTAGCCGTCCAAGCTATTCACCAGAAGTGCGCACGCATATTCTTGAGCGACTGACGGCCGGTGAGGGTTTAGAGCGCTACTTGGGCACAAAGTACCCAGGGACTAAGCGTTTCGGTCTTGAAGGTGGTGAGAGCCTTATTCCATTAATGGATGAGATTATTCAACGCTCAGGCTCATACGGCGCGAAAGAAATTGTAGTAGGTATGGCGCACCGTGGACGTCTAAACGTTCTAGTCAATACCTATGGCAAAAACCCCCGTGATCTTTTCGATGAGTTTGATGGCAAGCGTGTTGAAGGCTTAACTTCAGGTGACGTTAAATATCACCAAGGTTTCTCTTCCAACGTGATGACCCCAGGCGGCGAAGTGCATTTGGCGCTGAGCTTTAACCCTTCACACCTTGAGATTGTTTCTCCAGTTGTGGAAGGTTCTGTGCGCGCCCGTCAAGACCGTCGTAACGATCCAGTTGGCGACAAAGTTGTGCCTATTACCATTCACGGTGACTCTGCGTTTGCAGGTCAAGGTGTGGTAATGGAAACTTTCCAAATGTCGCAAACCCGTGGTTACAAAACCGGCGGGACAATTCGTATTGTGATCAACAACCAAGTTGGTTTTACGACCAATAAGCGCGAAGACACACGTTCCACCGAATACGCGACAGACGTTGCAAAAATGATCGAAGCACCGATTTTACATGTGAACGGTGATGATCCAGAAGCAGTGTTATTTGTCACGCAGTTGGCAGTTGACTACCGCATGGAATTTAAGCGTGATGTGGTGATTGACTTAGTCTGCTACCGCCGCCGTGGTCACAACGAAGCGGATGAGCCAAGTGGTACTCAGCCTTTAATGTATAAGTTAATTAGCAAGCAACGTACCACCCGTGAGCTCTATGCTGATGCTTTGATTAAAGATGGAGTGCAAACAGCTGAGCAAGTGGAAGCGCTCGCTAACGAATACCGCACAGCACTGGACAACGGTTTACACGTTGTACAAAGCTTGGTGAAAGAGCCAAACAAAGAGTTATTTGTTGATTGGCGCCCGTACCTAGGGCACAAGTGGACCCCGCGCTTTGATACGCGTTTTGATCTGAAAACATTGCAGAAGCTGGCTCTGAAAATGCAGGAAACCCCAGATGGTTTCGTGGTTCAGCGTCAGGTGACTAAAATCCTTGAAGATCGCCAGAAAATGGCTGCCGGTGGCTTGCCAATTAACTGGGGCTTTGCAGAAACAACTGCGTACGCCACTTTGTTATTTGAAGGCTACCCAATTCGTTTTACTGGTCAAGACGTAGGCCGTGGTACGTTCTCGCACCGTCATGCGGTGTTACACAACCAAAAAGATGGTGAGACTTACATTAGTCTGCAGCACTTGTATAAAGATCAGCCGCGTTTCGACATGTACGATTCTTTCCTCTCTGAGGAAGCAGTACTGGCATTTGAGTACGGTTATGCCAGCACCATGCCGAATGCATTGGTGATCTGGGAAGCACAATTTGGTGACTTCGCCAACGGTGCGCAGGTGGTGATTGACCAGTTTATTACCAGTGGTGAAACCAAGTGGGGCCGTTTATGCGGTTTAACCATGTTGCTGCCACATGGTTATGAAGGACAAGGTCCTGAGCACTCATCTGCACGTTTAGAGCGTTTCTTGCAGTTATGCGCTGAGCATAATATTCAGGTTTGCGTGCCAACTACGCCTGCACAGGTGTATCACATGCTGCGCCGTCAAGCGATTCGTCCGTTGCGCAAGCCGTTGGTTGCATTAACGCCGAAGTCGTTGTTGCGTCATAAGCTGGCGATCTCAACACTTGAAGACTTAGCTGAAGGTACGTTCCAGAACGTAATTGGCGAAGTTGATGCATTGGATGCGGACAAGGTCGAGCGTGTCATTATGTGCAGCGGCAAGGTGTACTATGACCTGTTAGAAAAGCGTCGTAATGATGGTTTAGATAACACTGCGATTGTACGTATTGAGCAGCTGTATCCATTCCCTGAAGCAGATCTGTCTGAGGAACTTGCTAAGTACAAGAACCTTGAACACATCGTTTGGTGTCAAGAAGAACCAATGAACCAGGGCGCTTGGTATCCAAGCCAGCACCATATGCGTCGTGTAGCGACTGCCTACAAGCCCACATTAGAACTGCAATACGCTGGTCGTGTTGCTTCAGCATCACCGGCTTGTGGATACCCATCAATGCACGCAGAGCAGCAAGAGCAGTTACTGCAGGATGCATTTGTAGTCTAG
- the odhB gene encoding 2-oxoglutarate dehydrogenase complex dihydrolipoyllysine-residue succinyltransferase produces MAIEIKAPAFPESVADGTVATWHKQVGEAVKRDELIVDIETDKVVMEVLAEADGVITEIVAEEGATVLSGELLGKLDTEAAASAPAASAAPAATAEAAAPAPAAGEPQLSPAARKIAEENALDPAAIKGTGKDGRVTKEDAVAAVANKPAAAPKAPTPAAQAPLFAEGDRVEKRVPMTRLRTRVAERLVEAQSSMAMLTTFNEVNMKPIMDLRNKYKDLFEKTHNGVRLGFMSFFVKAAVEALKRQPGVNASIDGGDIVYHGYQDIGVAVSSERGLVVPVLRNAEFMSLAEVEGTIRELGLKARDGKLTLEEMTGGTFTISNGGVFGSLLSTPIVNPPQTAILGMHKIQDRPMAVDGEVVILPMMYLALSYDHRLIDGKEAVTFLVTMKDLLEDPARLLLDI; encoded by the coding sequence ATGGCTATTGAGATTAAAGCCCCAGCTTTTCCCGAGTCGGTCGCTGATGGCACCGTTGCAACATGGCACAAACAAGTGGGCGAAGCAGTTAAGCGCGATGAGCTGATTGTTGATATCGAAACTGACAAAGTGGTTATGGAAGTGTTGGCTGAAGCCGATGGCGTGATTACTGAAATTGTTGCTGAAGAAGGGGCAACAGTGCTCAGTGGTGAGCTGTTAGGTAAGTTGGATACTGAGGCTGCAGCTTCAGCACCGGCAGCCAGCGCAGCACCCGCAGCTACTGCTGAGGCAGCAGCTCCAGCTCCAGCCGCAGGAGAGCCGCAGTTGTCTCCGGCTGCACGCAAAATTGCTGAAGAAAACGCCCTTGATCCTGCCGCTATCAAAGGCACAGGTAAAGACGGTCGCGTAACCAAAGAAGACGCAGTAGCCGCTGTTGCTAACAAGCCTGCCGCAGCGCCTAAGGCTCCAACTCCAGCCGCACAAGCACCGCTCTTTGCCGAGGGTGACCGTGTTGAGAAGCGTGTGCCAATGACACGCCTGCGTACTCGAGTTGCTGAGCGTTTGGTTGAAGCACAATCCTCTATGGCGATGTTGACCACGTTTAACGAGGTCAATATGAAGCCTATTATGGATCTACGTAACAAGTACAAAGACTTGTTTGAGAAAACCCATAACGGTGTACGTTTAGGCTTTATGTCTTTCTTCGTTAAAGCTGCGGTTGAGGCACTGAAGCGTCAGCCAGGTGTTAACGCTTCGATTGATGGTGGCGATATTGTTTATCATGGCTATCAAGATATTGGTGTTGCGGTATCCAGCGAGCGTGGTTTAGTCGTACCTGTACTGCGCAATGCTGAGTTTATGAGCTTGGCAGAAGTGGAAGGTACAATTCGTGAGCTAGGTTTGAAAGCACGCGACGGCAAGCTGACTTTAGAAGAAATGACCGGTGGTACTTTCACCATTTCTAACGGTGGTGTGTTCGGTTCCTTACTGTCTACACCAATTGTTAACCCACCACAAACGGCGATTTTGGGTATGCACAAAATCCAAGATCGTCCAATGGCGGTTGACGGTGAAGTGGTTATTTTACCAATGATGTACTTAGCGTTATCCTATGACCACCGTTTAATTGATGGCAAAGAAGCAGTGACTTTCCTTGTCACCATGAAAGATTTGTTAGAAGACCCAGCACGCTTATTGCTGGATATCTGA